In the genome of Gemmatimonadota bacterium, one region contains:
- a CDS encoding peptidylprolyl isomerase, whose product MKTLLINSLIGVFLLGGTARAEPILVDKIIAVVDDKIVLRSDVENKLRMELIGRGIDVRTVPQAELENMFNKVLENEIQRNLLLVRAREDSIEVDDERVEEMVRAQVRQFKEQFGTAAFAEELKKAGLTERQMRDKFREQFRNQYLERSMYEILAQQVSVSPRDIKEFQEKYRRGESNVVSLSHIFVEPVASTEQQDKIRPQAEAVLERIRAGEDFSALAKEYSQDPGSASRGGDLGFFGRGTMVPAFEDVAFSLKAGEVSDLVQSQFGFHIIRVEEISGDQVRARHILFLLQKDEKASQQKAMALYQQIKDGSDFAELAREHSDFEETASRGGFLGSFPRTDLPPEYAEVVRALKPGDVSLPVKVEGGWNLFRINDEATALEQIAKEERLQALFREKLAETRAKLYVDVRLE is encoded by the coding sequence ATGAAAACGCTGCTTATCAACTCGCTGATTGGGGTATTTCTGCTCGGGGGCACAGCGCGTGCAGAGCCTATCTTAGTAGATAAAATTATAGCGGTAGTAGATGACAAAATTGTGTTGCGATCCGATGTGGAAAACAAGCTGCGGATGGAATTGATCGGTCGAGGAATTGATGTGCGAACCGTACCGCAGGCAGAGCTTGAGAATATGTTCAATAAGGTGCTGGAAAATGAAATTCAGCGCAACTTATTACTGGTCAGAGCGCGAGAAGACAGCATAGAGGTAGATGACGAGCGCGTGGAAGAAATGGTGCGGGCGCAGGTTCGCCAGTTTAAGGAACAATTTGGCACAGCGGCTTTTGCCGAAGAATTAAAAAAAGCGGGATTGACCGAGCGACAGATGCGAGACAAATTCAGGGAACAATTTCGCAATCAGTATTTGGAACGCAGTATGTATGAAATACTGGCGCAGCAGGTCAGCGTCTCGCCCCGGGATATAAAGGAATTTCAAGAAAAATACCGGCGCGGCGAGTCGAATGTCGTGTCTTTGAGCCATATATTTGTTGAACCTGTTGCATCGACAGAACAACAGGACAAAATTCGCCCCCAGGCAGAAGCAGTCTTAGAACGCATTCGAGCAGGTGAAGATTTTTCAGCACTGGCAAAAGAATACTCACAAGACCCTGGCAGCGCGTCTCGAGGAGGGGATCTGGGCTTTTTTGGACGCGGGACCATGGTGCCTGCATTTGAAGACGTTGCCTTTAGTCTCAAAGCTGGCGAAGTGAGCGACCTCGTGCAATCGCAATTTGGCTTTCACATTATTCGCGTTGAGGAAATCTCGGGCGATCAGGTGCGGGCGCGTCACATTTTGTTTTTGCTACAAAAAGACGAAAAAGCCTCGCAGCAAAAGGCAATGGCATTGTATCAACAGATTAAAGACGGATCTGATTTTGCCGAACTTGCGCGCGAACATTCTGACTTTGAAGAAACAGCATCGCGCGGCGGATTTCTGGGAAGTTTTCCCAGAACTGACCTGCCGCCTGAATATGCAGAGGTGGTGCGAGCACTCAAGCCGGGCGATGTGAGTTTGCCCGTAAAAGTGGAAGGCGGCTGGAACCTGTTCCGCATCAATGACGAGGCCACCGCATTAGAGCAAATAGCCAAAGAGGAACGCTTGCAAGCATTATTCCGTGAGAAACTGGCGGAAACGCGGGCGAAATTATATGTGGATGTGCGGTTGGAATAG
- a CDS encoding S4 domain-containing protein — MRLDIYLNTCCLVRRRSEAKRACGNGIVTVDGQEAKASRVLRVGQRVCIAFSDRLLEFEVLAIPRGNVSRKRAPEYYRVIRDEERASEFF; from the coding sequence ATGAGATTAGATATCTATCTAAATACGTGTTGTCTGGTGCGGCGGCGTTCAGAGGCCAAGCGGGCGTGTGGAAATGGGATTGTGACAGTAGATGGGCAAGAAGCCAAGGCGAGTCGTGTTTTGCGTGTTGGGCAGAGGGTGTGCATTGCATTTTCCGATCGTCTCTTAGAGTTTGAGGTATTGGCGATTCCACGGGGCAATGTATCGCGGAAGCGAGCACCTGAATATTATCGCGTTATTCGAGATGAGGAACGGGCATCAGAATTTTTTTGA
- a CDS encoding NAD(P)-binding domain-containing protein, producing MAIPERLSREIANPKQMLEEKIASHEARIAVMGLGYVGLTLSVELGKVGFSVTGIDTSARKVDLVESGKSDVQGVSEFEVAGLKAVGKLTATRECDVIDEADVVVVCVPTPLNKTRDPDVSFILQACSAIKDRLRRGQLVILESTT from the coding sequence ATGGCTATACCAGAAAGATTATCTCGAGAAATCGCCAACCCCAAGCAGATGCTGGAGGAGAAGATCGCATCGCACGAAGCGCGGATAGCGGTGATGGGATTGGGGTATGTGGGATTGACCCTATCCGTGGAATTGGGCAAGGTGGGATTTTCCGTCACGGGAATCGATACATCGGCGCGCAAAGTAGATCTGGTAGAATCTGGAAAGTCCGATGTGCAGGGTGTATCGGAATTTGAAGTAGCGGGTCTCAAAGCTGTGGGCAAATTGACAGCAACACGGGAATGCGATGTAATCGATGAAGCCGACGTGGTTGTGGTATGTGTGCCTACACCCTTGAATAAGACACGCGACCCGGATGTCTCATTTATTTTGCAAGCATGTAGCGCAATCAAAGACCGACTGCGCCGTGGTCAACTGGTAATTCTGGAAAGCACGACGT
- a CDS encoding class I SAM-dependent methyltransferase, which yields MPNFQTEATPYSRLATIYDHVMRHVDYVHWAHYVSSLLARHKIKPNRVLDLACGTGSLAIELYRQKFDVMGADGCREMLDMAVEKARKLRYPIPFYHRNLLDLSDLPPCDAVLCLYDSINYLMSLEMIARALEEVHRIVNLNGVFVGDICTESNSRQYFSNMQSEDSGDGFSYRRHSYYEKGVQYNKFDIHFEDTDEVVKEVHQQRIYSLSAIEELVDKSPFEIVGTYGGFGYAPPTDFSDRVHFVLRK from the coding sequence ATGCCGAATTTCCAAACTGAGGCAACACCTTATAGCCGCTTAGCGACCATTTACGACCATGTGATGCGACACGTGGATTACGTACATTGGGCGCATTATGTATCGTCATTGCTCGCACGACACAAGATCAAACCCAACCGCGTATTGGACCTGGCCTGTGGAACGGGCAGTCTGGCAATTGAGCTATACCGTCAGAAGTTCGATGTAATGGGCGCGGATGGATGCAGGGAAATGCTGGATATGGCGGTGGAGAAAGCGCGTAAGTTGCGCTATCCCATTCCCTTTTACCATCGCAATCTGCTCGATTTGAGCGATTTGCCTCCGTGTGATGCCGTGTTGTGTTTGTACGACAGCATCAACTATTTGATGTCACTCGAAATGATCGCACGCGCGTTGGAAGAAGTACATCGCATTGTAAATCTCAACGGTGTCTTTGTAGGCGATATCTGTACAGAGAGCAATTCGAGGCAATACTTTAGCAATATGCAGTCAGAAGATTCGGGGGATGGATTTTCATATCGACGACACAGCTATTACGAGAAAGGTGTGCAATACAACAAATTTGATATTCACTTTGAAGACACGGATGAAGTGGTCAAAGAAGTACATCAACAGCGCATCTATTCTCTGTCGGCAATTGAAGAACTCGTGGATAAATCGCCTTTCGAAATAGTGGGAACATACGGTGGATTTGGGTATGCACCGCCAACAGATTTTTCGGACCGGGTGCATTTTGTTCTAAGAAAATAG
- a CDS encoding bifunctional oligoribonuclease/PAP phosphatase NrnA, which yields MDFQAALNFLLAGEELVLTTHVNADGDGLGALLGMSHWLTLQYQKHRIVVADEEPDRKYRFLPGYDRIESVHASIPVVPRLVVVDTTTSKKRIGDVADLIGPATKTLVIDHHVDADEKGDVRVIAPDASSVSELIYLLINWHARRSNSGFTPEIATCLYAGIVFDTKLFKHSHPERALRAAAELVTHGADPQQIAENMFSHQTYQTVKTLGFALSNLTLHENGQISTLYVDHKTHAMNGDLDGVVDHAMSIDGVEVALFFKEQEPGQQRVSLRSRGKVDVNRIARQFDGGGHIRASGCEIKGNVDEVQALLLSVVREQL from the coding sequence ATGGACTTTCAAGCGGCTTTGAATTTTTTGTTGGCAGGCGAGGAACTCGTACTGACAACGCATGTAAATGCCGATGGCGATGGCCTCGGTGCGTTATTGGGGATGAGCCACTGGTTGACGCTTCAGTACCAAAAGCACCGCATTGTGGTGGCGGACGAGGAGCCGGATCGCAAATATCGGTTTTTGCCGGGCTATGATCGCATAGAATCGGTACACGCCTCAATTCCAGTAGTGCCTCGCCTCGTGGTAGTAGATACCACGACATCAAAAAAACGCATTGGCGATGTCGCGGATCTGATTGGACCTGCGACAAAAACGCTGGTAATCGACCACCATGTAGATGCGGATGAAAAGGGCGATGTACGGGTGATTGCTCCAGATGCCAGTTCTGTCAGTGAATTGATCTATTTGCTCATAAACTGGCACGCCCGGCGTAGTAATTCGGGATTTACACCCGAGATCGCGACGTGTTTATATGCCGGAATTGTTTTTGATACAAAACTATTTAAACATTCGCATCCAGAACGCGCCCTCCGCGCTGCAGCAGAACTCGTTACACACGGCGCTGACCCGCAGCAGATTGCGGAGAACATGTTTTCGCATCAAACGTACCAAACGGTGAAAACCCTGGGATTCGCGCTGTCGAATCTCACGCTACACGAAAATGGACAGATCAGCACATTGTACGTCGATCACAAAACCCATGCGATGAATGGCGATCTGGATGGCGTGGTTGATCACGCGATGTCGATTGACGGCGTTGAGGTCGCACTATTTTTTAAAGAACAGGAGCCGGGGCAACAGCGCGTGAGTTTGCGGTCGCGAGGAAAAGTAGATGTCAATCGCATTGCTCGTCAATTTGATGGCGGCGGTCACATCCGCGCATCGGGGTGCGAGATTAAAGGCAATGTTGACGAAGTGCAAGCGCTTTTGCTATCTGTTGTGCGCGAACAATTGTGA
- a CDS encoding ATP-binding cassette domain-containing protein: MSVIKLQNVCVEHQGQPILVNANIEINQGDFVYLVGQTEAEKRAILELIIFAELPSSGVVTVGDYDSRQIRKTDIPRLRRQVGVVFQDFKLLHHRTVYENVAFALEVTGVSRRWIKRKTRAILSDVDLLHKRNAYPDELSGYERLRVAIARALVNNPLILLADEPTANLDSEATEHVMAIFKKMNARGIAVIIAVRDAVQENRYPRRILQLENGVIE; this comes from the coding sequence ATGTCTGTAATTAAATTACAAAACGTATGTGTCGAGCATCAAGGACAACCGATATTGGTCAATGCCAACATAGAGATCAATCAGGGCGACTTTGTCTATCTGGTCGGACAGACCGAGGCGGAAAAACGCGCGATACTCGAGCTGATTATATTTGCGGAATTGCCCAGTTCGGGCGTGGTAACTGTGGGAGATTACGACTCGCGACAAATTCGAAAAACGGATATCCCGCGATTGCGACGGCAAGTGGGTGTCGTATTTCAAGACTTCAAATTATTGCACCATCGCACAGTTTATGAAAATGTGGCCTTCGCGCTTGAAGTAACAGGTGTTTCGCGACGCTGGATCAAGCGCAAAACAAGGGCAATATTGTCAGATGTGGATTTGTTGCACAAACGCAATGCGTATCCGGATGAGTTGTCGGGTTATGAACGGCTACGGGTGGCAATTGCGCGGGCACTGGTGAATAACCCCCTTATCTTGTTAGCAGATGAACCGACCGCTAATTTGGATTCCGAGGCAACAGAGCATGTGATGGCTATTTTTAAAAAGATGAACGCGCGCGGAATAGCTGTGATCATAGCAGTACGTGATGCAGTGCAGGAAAACCGATATCCCCGGCGAATATTGCAGTTGGAAAATGGCGTCATTGAATAA
- a CDS encoding peptidylprolyl isomerase yields MTAMGDRVLKRARYLKIGLIICLIGMWGCEKPQKVSIVAQVGNRHLTKEALERRIPPPFAGTISPKEKQRLVEDWIEEELLYREAIRQELDQDPELSERIDRAVRQLLASELMARTHARDAEVSEDEILTYYEEHRADFERDQLELRVRHLIVADRNAQTRAWNRLQKGEFFEQVAREVSIDQSAVNGGDLGYFTEDMVTASFWAACREAKLGHRIRTRTELGYHIIEVMARDDEGSIRDLIDVRGEIQQRILTERRREQRAKLLTELKERSEWSVDWKQLNRTQ; encoded by the coding sequence ATGACCGCAATGGGGGATCGCGTTTTGAAACGGGCGCGGTATTTAAAAATCGGTCTGATAATCTGCCTGATTGGCATGTGGGGATGCGAGAAGCCACAAAAAGTTTCCATCGTGGCGCAAGTGGGGAATCGCCATCTGACCAAAGAAGCATTGGAGAGGCGTATTCCCCCTCCGTTTGCAGGCACAATTTCGCCCAAAGAAAAACAAAGATTGGTCGAAGATTGGATCGAAGAAGAACTTCTCTATCGAGAAGCCATAAGACAAGAACTCGACCAGGACCCCGAACTGTCGGAGCGAATTGATCGCGCTGTTCGGCAACTGTTGGCGAGCGAATTGATGGCCCGCACACACGCACGCGATGCCGAAGTCTCAGAGGATGAAATTCTCACCTATTACGAAGAACATCGTGCAGATTTTGAACGCGATCAACTCGAACTCAGGGTGCGGCATCTCATTGTGGCAGATCGAAATGCACAGACTCGGGCGTGGAACCGGCTGCAAAAGGGCGAGTTTTTTGAACAGGTGGCACGAGAAGTCTCAATCGATCAGTCGGCTGTAAATGGTGGCGATCTGGGATATTTTACCGAAGATATGGTCACCGCCTCTTTCTGGGCAGCCTGTCGGGAAGCCAAATTGGGGCACCGGATACGCACACGCACCGAGTTGGGCTACCATATCATTGAGGTAATGGCTCGGGATGACGAGGGTTCAATACGCGATTTGATTGATGTGCGCGGCGAGATTCAGCAGCGCATCTTGACCGAGCGCCGACGCGAGCAACGCGCCAAATTGCTGACCGAACTCAAAGAGCGGAGTGAATGGTCAGTCGATTGGAAGCAATTGAATAGAACACAGTGA
- the argF gene encoding ornithine carbamoyltransferase yields the protein MDLLTLKTWSPDDILQAVEMGLVIKKNPERYEGLLTGQTLAMLFQKTSTRTRVSFEVGMHQLGGQAVFLDWMTTNFGLADVRDEAQVLSRYADVIMARMLKHEDLLRLTLGSEVPVINGCCDRYHPCQALGDLLSILEVRGKLAGTHVVYVGIWNNVCNSLVTACTKAGVRITAVTPEINKPSADPELVKAARATGLFEETLDLEAAVADADFVYTDTWIDMEFFNNPKFSEEKKRRTRVFMPYQINSELLKKTDAYVMHCLPAHKGYEVTDEVMASERCIAVDQAENRMHVQKAVLLQMIGPERIT from the coding sequence ATGGATCTTTTGACACTGAAGACGTGGTCGCCAGATGATATTTTGCAGGCGGTAGAAATGGGCCTGGTGATCAAAAAGAATCCCGAGCGCTATGAAGGCTTGCTAACGGGACAAACTCTGGCGATGTTATTTCAGAAAACATCAACGCGCACCCGTGTATCTTTTGAAGTGGGCATGCATCAATTGGGAGGTCAGGCCGTATTTTTGGACTGGATGACCACCAATTTTGGATTGGCCGATGTGCGGGATGAAGCACAGGTCCTGTCGCGATATGCCGATGTGATTATGGCGCGCATGCTCAAACACGAAGATCTGCTGCGGCTGACTCTCGGCTCCGAAGTCCCTGTGATCAACGGATGTTGTGACCGCTATCACCCCTGTCAAGCTCTGGGCGATCTGCTATCGATCCTGGAAGTGCGAGGCAAGTTGGCGGGAACGCATGTAGTTTATGTGGGCATCTGGAACAATGTGTGCAATTCGCTGGTGACAGCGTGCACAAAAGCAGGCGTACGCATAACGGCTGTGACGCCAGAGATCAACAAGCCATCGGCAGATCCCGAACTGGTTAAAGCAGCGCGTGCAACCGGGTTGTTTGAAGAAACGCTGGATCTGGAAGCCGCTGTTGCCGATGCAGATTTTGTTTATACGGATACGTGGATTGATATGGAATTTTTTAACAATCCAAAATTTTCAGAAGAAAAGAAGCGACGCACCAGAGTATTCATGCCATATCAGATCAATAGCGAATTGCTCAAAAAGACAGATGCTTATGTGATGCACTGCCTCCCTGCACACAAGGGATATGAAGTAACGGATGAGGTCATGGCAAGCGAGCGATGCATTGCTGTGGATCAAGCAGAGAATCGCATGCACGTTCAAAAAGCCGTATTGCTTCAAATGATTGGACCAGAGCGGATAACATAA
- a CDS encoding permease-like cell division protein FtsX, which translates to MNLVLREAWQGVVRTRIAGVISVATIGASLLVLGFLWQVIESGNALVDRLRARVEIDIYLKDGISPQRVVALRRTLEARPEIAGIVYVNQDVAAREFRSRFGLGTVDALSSNPLPASFRVRISPGENMPRRARTVARSVTGHSAVEGINVGEVWADSLAHFITVITGIGLALGCMLCFACAFAISHATKLMALAQRDAIGIMRLVGATDITVWMIFGAGGAILGFVGGFLAPLMLAYIAPWWAVRVPDLTVTPTIELALCLVALGTVLGAVGSWSSLNRMLREIA; encoded by the coding sequence ATGAATCTGGTATTGCGCGAGGCATGGCAGGGAGTTGTGCGCACGAGAATCGCAGGTGTGATTTCTGTGGCGACCATTGGGGCATCGCTACTGGTATTGGGATTCCTTTGGCAGGTCATCGAGAGTGGGAACGCGCTGGTTGATCGATTGCGTGCGCGGGTAGAGATAGACATTTACTTAAAAGATGGCATTTCACCTCAGCGCGTAGTGGCATTGCGGCGCACGTTAGAAGCAAGACCCGAGATAGCCGGAATTGTGTATGTGAATCAGGACGTAGCTGCCAGAGAATTTCGGTCACGATTTGGCCTGGGTACGGTCGATGCGCTTTCGAGCAATCCATTGCCCGCTTCGTTCAGAGTACGCATCTCACCCGGTGAGAATATGCCGCGCCGCGCTCGAACTGTTGCAAGATCTGTAACCGGTCACAGTGCTGTAGAAGGTATAAATGTGGGTGAAGTTTGGGCAGATTCTTTAGCGCATTTTATTACAGTAATCACCGGCATTGGACTCGCACTTGGGTGTATGCTGTGTTTTGCGTGTGCATTTGCAATAAGCCATGCGACCAAGTTAATGGCACTGGCGCAGCGCGATGCCATTGGGATTATGCGGTTGGTTGGCGCAACGGATATAACTGTGTGGATGATCTTTGGGGCTGGGGGTGCAATACTGGGCTTTGTCGGTGGATTTTTGGCACCCCTGATGTTGGCTTATATAGCACCGTGGTGGGCTGTTCGCGTACCGGATTTGACAGTCACACCAACGATTGAACTGGCACTCTGTCTGGTGGCATTGGGCACTGTGCTGGGCGCAGTAGGCAGTTGGTCATCGCTGAACCGCATGTTGAGAGAAATCGCGTAG
- the mfd gene encoding transcription-repair coupling factor has product MSVDRLYNRIKNSSPFKDLSQKLESGERVITMRGGSGSLSAFAIAWIEETVPGPVVVVCADEDRAEALRNDLERLLDEEQVGYFPSWDVAHFDGRSPHLDVVGLRMEALDQLRREASGIVVTPIEALMGHTLPPDLFDLSVKSLRLEQETSPLQLADHLVEIGYERVTTVEGVGQFGMRGGILDVCSFGNAHPVRLEFWGDEISSIRSFDFSTQRSIKQMKKTRILPCRESVLPLTMADIYLENLEIAERDLGIELPEVRNLLEREGIFEGQEHYLSVLYGEQTGLLDYVPEGCWLVLDDPDGIAAAADNAWHACEHIAQRQKKRRAETEPLPAQCVLRQPEAVLRQLEHMPRVLNRALGGTSEEVVDLGGQSGRHYEGHVQLLKEDLRKHWLDAYEVVILCESDGQKARLEEILEESADVVSLYVGTLQSGFTYRLGKVFLINDHEIYSRVHRRRRYRRFQDAQPIKTVSALRRGDFVVHVDHGIGRFEGVKRIEIGRMSSDCLTIGYRDGDRVFVPVDQMNQVQKYSSQDGIVPVLSKLGTVAWERLKEKTRKAIFKMAAELVSLYAERKAQPGMAFSPDGSEMNALEASFPYRETRDQQEAIDAVQKDMEAQSAMDRLICGDVGYGKTEVAIRGAFKAILDGKQVAVLAPTTILAQQHYRTFCERFSEFPVHIAVLSRFRTRAEQMRTLEAMKKGTVDIVVGTHRLLSKDIHFKSLGLLVIDEEHRFGVRHKERLKEMRRLVDVLTLTATPIPRTLHMSLMGARDMSVIQTPPKDRLPIQTEVLAFEEDRIAEAVLREVDRGGQVYFVHNRVQSMHAMMGFLTRLLPQVRFGMGHGQMPERQLEKVMMDFFEHKYDVLVSTMIVESGLDIPNANTLIVNRADRLGLAQLYQLRGRVGRSNKRAYAYLFVPSWQALKKPAVRRLRAIEEFSDLGSGFHISMRDMEIRGTGNLLGAQQHGHIAAVGFDLYTRLLDEAVRQIKGDETEPAIEPDIQVSVSSYIPDDYIPDADQKMQFYQRLGQIRRTVEVLAIEEELADRFGPLPEPTSALLDILQVKILARQLRLSQLQIGQTMTMILSPDKPLMRTDIERMVTQSPLPLEFALGEPPKIEVALIGKGPQSRLESAKNVLQSLI; this is encoded by the coding sequence ATGTCAGTTGACAGATTGTACAACAGAATTAAAAACTCGTCACCATTTAAGGACCTATCGCAAAAACTGGAATCGGGAGAGCGGGTCATAACCATGCGCGGAGGATCCGGATCGCTATCGGCATTTGCCATCGCGTGGATTGAAGAAACCGTACCTGGGCCGGTGGTGGTCGTATGTGCAGATGAGGACCGCGCCGAGGCATTGCGCAATGATTTGGAAAGGCTGTTAGACGAAGAACAGGTGGGCTACTTTCCGAGTTGGGATGTAGCTCATTTTGACGGGCGTTCGCCGCACCTCGATGTCGTGGGCTTGCGGATGGAAGCGTTGGACCAGCTACGCCGGGAGGCCAGCGGCATTGTGGTCACACCCATCGAAGCGCTAATGGGACACACCTTGCCCCCGGACCTCTTTGACTTAAGTGTAAAATCGCTTCGCCTGGAACAGGAAACATCGCCCCTACAACTGGCGGATCATCTGGTGGAAATCGGATATGAACGGGTAACAACTGTGGAGGGTGTGGGACAATTTGGGATGCGTGGCGGCATCCTGGATGTTTGCTCGTTTGGCAACGCGCATCCGGTTAGACTGGAGTTTTGGGGCGATGAAATTTCATCCATTCGGTCATTTGATTTTAGCACTCAGCGGTCCATCAAGCAAATGAAAAAAACGCGCATTTTGCCCTGCCGGGAAAGCGTACTTCCGCTGACAATGGCAGATATTTATCTGGAAAATCTGGAAATAGCAGAACGGGATCTTGGCATTGAATTGCCCGAGGTGCGCAACTTATTGGAACGCGAAGGCATTTTTGAAGGACAGGAACATTATCTGAGTGTGTTATATGGCGAGCAAACGGGTTTGTTGGATTACGTACCCGAAGGATGCTGGCTCGTCCTCGATGATCCGGATGGCATCGCTGCTGCCGCGGATAACGCCTGGCACGCGTGTGAGCATATCGCACAGCGACAAAAAAAGCGACGGGCGGAAACAGAACCTTTGCCAGCGCAATGTGTACTCCGACAACCGGAAGCCGTACTCAGGCAATTGGAACACATGCCCAGAGTCTTGAACCGCGCACTGGGAGGGACCTCTGAGGAAGTAGTCGATTTGGGCGGACAGAGTGGGCGACACTACGAAGGCCATGTGCAGCTATTAAAAGAGGATTTGCGAAAACACTGGTTGGACGCTTATGAAGTGGTCATTCTGTGTGAAAGTGATGGACAAAAAGCGCGGCTGGAAGAAATTTTGGAAGAAAGTGCCGATGTGGTCTCCCTGTACGTGGGCACACTACAATCCGGATTTACATACCGCCTCGGCAAAGTTTTTTTGATCAATGACCACGAAATTTACAGCCGCGTACATCGCAGACGGCGGTATCGACGTTTTCAAGACGCACAGCCCATCAAGACCGTGTCCGCTCTTCGGCGCGGCGATTTTGTCGTACACGTAGATCACGGAATTGGTCGGTTTGAAGGCGTGAAGCGAATTGAAATAGGCCGCATGTCCAGCGATTGCCTGACCATTGGATATCGGGATGGGGATCGGGTTTTTGTGCCAGTGGATCAGATGAATCAGGTGCAAAAATATTCGAGCCAGGATGGCATAGTACCCGTATTGAGCAAATTGGGCACAGTAGCCTGGGAGCGGCTAAAGGAAAAGACGCGCAAAGCCATATTCAAAATGGCGGCAGAACTCGTGTCATTATACGCCGAACGCAAGGCGCAACCGGGCATGGCATTTTCGCCTGACGGGTCAGAAATGAACGCACTGGAAGCCTCGTTTCCCTATCGCGAAACCCGGGATCAACAAGAAGCGATTGACGCCGTACAAAAAGATATGGAAGCGCAGTCCGCCATGGACCGCTTGATTTGTGGCGATGTGGGATATGGCAAAACAGAAGTAGCGATTCGCGGGGCGTTTAAGGCAATTTTAGATGGCAAACAAGTAGCAGTGCTCGCCCCCACGACCATTTTGGCGCAACAACACTATCGCACATTTTGCGAACGGTTTTCCGAATTTCCCGTTCATATAGCGGTCTTGAGCCGCTTCCGCACGCGGGCCGAACAGATGCGAACCCTCGAGGCAATGAAGAAAGGCACTGTAGATATTGTGGTGGGCACGCATCGGTTGTTGTCAAAAGATATCCACTTCAAATCCCTTGGCCTTCTGGTCATAGACGAAGAACACCGCTTTGGGGTGCGGCACAAAGAGCGGTTAAAAGAAATGCGGCGCCTGGTAGATGTATTGACACTTACTGCCACACCAATTCCGCGCACCCTGCACATGTCGCTGATGGGCGCACGCGATATGTCTGTCATACAAACCCCGCCCAAAGACCGCTTGCCAATTCAGACCGAAGTGCTGGCTTTTGAAGAAGACCGCATTGCCGAAGCCGTCTTACGGGAAGTAGATCGCGGTGGACAGGTATATTTTGTCCACAATCGGGTTCAATCCATGCACGCGATGATGGGTTTTCTCACTCGCCTGCTACCGCAAGTGCGTTTTGGTATGGGACATGGACAAATGCCCGAACGACAACTCGAAAAAGTAATGATGGACTTTTTTGAGCATAAATACGATGTTCTGGTCTCGACCATGATCGTAGAATCCGGACTGGACATTCCCAACGCGAACACGCTAATCGTAAATCGGGCAGATCGCCTGGGATTGGCGCAGTTGTATCAATTGCGAGGTCGTGTAGGACGGTCGAATAAGCGGGCATATGCGTATTTATTTGTGCCATCGTGGCAAGCACTCAAAAAACCGGCTGTGAGGCGATTGCGAGCCATCGAAGAATTTTCAGATTTGGGATCGGGTTTTCACATTTCAATGCGGGACATGGAAATCAGGGGCACGGGCAACTTGCTCGGCGCGCAGCAACACGGACATATCGCAGCCGTGGGATTTGATTTGTACACGCGATTGTTGGACGAAGCCGTGCGACAAATTAAGGGCGATGAGACCGAACCTGCGATTGAACCAGATATACAGGTGTCCGTCTCGTCGTATATTCCGGACGACTATATTCCAGATGCAGATCAAAAAATGCAGTTTTATCAGCGATTGGGCCAGATAAGGCGAACAGTAGAAGTCCTGGCGATTGAGGAAGAACTCGCAGATCGCTTTGGGCCTTTGCCCGAACCCACATCCGCATTATTAGATATATTACAAGTCAAAATTTTGGCTCGCCAACTCAGGTTGTCGCAGTTGCAAATCGGACAGACCATGACAATGATCCTATCGCCAGACAAACCGCTGATGCGAACAGATATTGAACGGATGGTGACACAGTCACCACTCCCTCTGGAATTTGCCCTGGGAGAACCGCCAAAAATCGAAGTAGCGCTAATTGGAAAGGGACCCCAATCGCGGTTAGAATCGGCCAAAAATGTGTTGCAGAGCCTAATTTGA